The proteins below come from a single Desulfomonile tiedjei genomic window:
- a CDS encoding nucleotidyltransferase domain-containing protein translates to MPVRSLSSPVFKWPNRHEVDKAVRVWAGHIVKRHPEAIKLGYFGSYARGDWGVGSDLDLIAIVGSAEDVFERRSLNWEVDQLPVPAQIIVYTLEEWESFRQHRGRFVLTLERETVWVHHDTTSNKKIPRRSD, encoded by the coding sequence ATGCCGGTGAGATCATTGAGTTCGCCAGTGTTCAAATGGCCCAATCGCCACGAAGTGGATAAAGCGGTCCGTGTTTGGGCCGGACATATAGTGAAACGGCATCCCGAGGCAATCAAACTCGGGTACTTCGGCTCATATGCTCGAGGTGATTGGGGCGTTGGGAGCGATCTGGATCTGATCGCTATAGTGGGTAGCGCCGAGGATGTCTTTGAAAGACGGTCTCTGAACTGGGAAGTAGATCAACTGCCTGTGCCGGCACAAATTATTGTGTACACGCTGGAAGAATGGGAATCGTTTAGACAGCACCGTGGACGATTCGTGCTCACTCTGGAGCGGGAAACGGTTTGGGTCCATCACGACACTACGTCAAACAAAAAAATCCCGCGTCGTTCTGATTAG
- a CDS encoding HEPN domain-containing protein produces MVPSFSCRNERFFSSNLRRYVPKIPKEGSVPNRAKDWLAQAIRDLDQARSSASEGRHEWACFAAHQAAEKAVKALHLTAGQEAWGHVVARLLVDLPFPPPEDMVEKARVLDNFYIPTRYPNGHPAGAPFEHYGRLQSEEAIKYAGEIIEFASVQMAQSPRSG; encoded by the coding sequence ATGGTACCTAGTTTTAGCTGTCGAAACGAACGGTTTTTTTCGTCAAACCTGCGGAGGTACGTACCGAAAATTCCGAAGGAGGGATCGGTGCCAAATCGAGCAAAAGACTGGTTGGCCCAAGCGATTCGGGACCTTGACCAGGCCCGATCTTCCGCGTCGGAAGGACGCCATGAGTGGGCTTGCTTCGCAGCTCACCAAGCAGCGGAGAAAGCGGTCAAGGCTCTGCACTTGACCGCCGGGCAGGAGGCGTGGGGTCATGTTGTAGCTCGACTATTGGTGGACCTGCCTTTTCCACCGCCGGAGGACATGGTCGAGAAGGCTCGAGTTCTGGACAACTTCTATATCCCCACTCGTTATCCGAACGGGCACCCGGCAGGTGCTCCGTTCGAGCACTACGGGCGGCTACAAAGCGAAGAGGCTATCAAATATGCCGGTGAGATCATTGAGTTCGCCAGTGTTCAAATGGCCCAATCGCCACGAAGTGGATAA